Genomic window (Marinobacter panjinensis):
TGATGTGTGTAAACTTTTTACAGATATAATGTAGTCGATGCGTTCATTTTGCGCGATCAGATAGCACGTTTTTGGCTACAGTTAGAGCACTGTCCGGGTTACACTTTGACGCAGTGCACAAAATTTCCCGAAATTGTGCCAGTCAGCGGATCAGACGGCGCCTTAGAAGAACTCATGACGGACTCCCTCACAGCCAGGCAGCACCAGAGCCAACCCAGAACACTGGCGATCACCGGTGGCAAGGGAGGTGTGGGTAAAACATCCGTCGCACTCAACCTTTCTCTTACCCTCGCCCGTGAGGGATACAAGGTTCTACTGCTGGACGGTGACACTGACCTTGCCAATGTCAGCATCATGCTGGGGCGGTATCCGACGCGGACCCTGGCCAATGTGATGGCCGGGGAGTGTGGCCTTCGCGATGTCATTATGGAGGCAGAGTGGGGGCTTCATATCATTCCTGGTGCGTCCGGAGTGGAGCAGTGTGTGGAGATGGCTGCGGATGAAAGCCTGCGTGTTCTCAGGGCGCTCTCCCGGCTGGAGAAAGATTACGATTACGTGATAACCGACACTGCATCCGGCTTGCAGAAGACAGGCATGCACATGATTGCTGCTGCAGAGCTGGCCTGCCTGGTGGTCACGCCCGATCCCGCCTCGTTGACGGATGCGTTTTCGCTGATCAAGTTGCTGATTCGCCGTGGCTATCGAAGGACGCCCAGTGTTTTGGTCAATATGGCTCAGGGTGCCAGCCAGGCAAGGTCGGTTTTTCAGCGTCTGGACGCTGCCGCTCAACGCCATCTGGGGGTGCAGCTGCATTACCTGGGGGCTATCTGGCGGGATGAAACGCTGCGCCAGTCTGTACTGAATCAGCGCCCCGTGGCTCTGATGCCGCCTTCGGACCCGTCCTGTCGCCAGTTTCGCACGCTCTCCGACATGCTGAATGTGCGGTTACGCCAGCTTCCTCCGCGAAAGGCAGGGATTGCGGCCTACTGGCACCGGGTATCGACAGCACCGGGGGAATCTGCTCCGGCCACCCTTAATAGTGACCCCTGCCAGCCAGTGGATCCAACGGCGGAATGTAAGCGACTGATCGCCGATATTGGCAAAGTGCTGACAGATAGCAATGATGCGGCCTTGCTGCGTTATGAAGCGTTCAATGGCTTTTTTGCACTGTTGGGGCGCACTATGGATGAAGACACGATCGAAATCCTCCAGACAGGCCTGGCGGCTCTTGACTGGCAACGGCTTGGCAAGGATCAGCGGGCCCATCTGGCCACCCACCTTCACCACATAGCCAGCCAGATTGATCCGGACTCTGTCCAGCGCGATTCCATTCAGCATGATTCAGTCAAGAACAGGGCGCAGCAGGGCGGACCGGGAAGGGGACGTGAACCCTACTATGACCGTATCAGCTTTGGCGACCAGAGCCGGCTGGTGAGAGCGCTCAGGGAGCAGCCTTCCGATATTTCCCTGGATCAGTTGTTACGGTCCCTGGCGGATAGTGACAGGAACGGATCCTGACTGTTTTTCTGTCTCTTCTTTTTCCTGGAAATCACCTTATATTATCGTCATTTTTTTTACGCTTTTTGTAGCGTAACTTTGCAGTGTGTCACCGCACTGTAATGGCGTCTGTGCAAATATTGACCTTATTCCCCGGAATCGTGGCCCGCAATATGCAATGGTCAGGGAACCGTTATTTTTAATCTGAAACCAACTGCACTTATTGGCTGCACAGTGACTACGAGAAGGAGTTCACGCCATGGAAAAACAGCACCTACAGACCGGAACGTCGGCGTCCGCCGTTCTTGAACAGCTTCGCGGCAAGCACGTGCTTATCACCGGTACTACAGGATTTCTCGGTAAGGTAGTACTGGAAAAGCTGATCCGTGCGGTACCTGATATCGGCGGCATACACCTTCTTATACGGGGCAACAAGCGCTACCCGGGAGCCCGGGAGCGTTTCAACAACGAGATTGCCAGTTCGTCTGTATTCGAGCGCCTCCGGCACGAGGATAACGAAGCCTTCGAGAATTTTCTGGAAGACAGGGTTCACTGCATTACCGGTGAGGTCACGGAGCCCCGATTCGGCCTGACACCAGACCGCTTCCAGGCGCTTGCCGGCCAGGTCGATGCCTTTATCAATTCCGCGGCCAGCGTCAACTTCCGGGAAGAACTCGACAAGGCGCTGAAAATCAACACCCTCTGCCTGGAGAACGTGGCGGCCCTGGCCAGGCTGAACAGTAAGATGGCCGTGATCCAGGTATCCACCTGTTACGTGAATGGCAAGAACTCCGGACCGGTTACCGAGTCCGTTATCAAGCCTGCCGGCGATGCCATTCCCCGCAGTACTGGTGGCTACTATGAAATTGATGAGCTTGTGCATCTGCTGCAGGACAAGATTGCCGATGTTCGCTCCCGTTATTCCGGCAAACTGCTTGAAAAGAAACTGGTGGACCTGGGGATTCGCGAAGCCAACATTTATGGCTGGAGCGATACCTATACCTTTACCAAGTGGCTTGGCGAGCAGTTGCTGATGAAGGCGCTGTCAGGCCGGTCACTGACCATCGTACGCCCATCCATTATCGAGAGCGCCCTGGAAGAGCCGTCGCCTGGCTGGATTGAGGGTGTGAAGGTTGCCGATGCCATTATTCTGGCTTATGCCCGAGGCAAGGTGTCGCTGTTCCCCGGCAAGCGCAGTGGCATCATTGATGTGATTCCGGTGGACCTGGTTGCCAACAGCATCATCCTGTCCCTGGCTGAAGCTATCACAGAGCCGGCCCAGCGACGGATTTACCAGTGTTGCAGCGGCAGCTCCAATCCGATTTCACTGGGTAAGTTCATTGACCACCTGATGGCCGAGGCGAAGTCCAACTACGCTGACTATGAACAGTTGTTCTATCGCCAGCCCACAAAGCCTTTTATTGCGGTAAACCGCAGACTGTTTGATGTGGTGGTAGGTGGTATGCGACTGCCGTTGTCCATCGCCGGCAAGGCGCTGAGGCTGGCGGGCCAGAACCGGGAGCTGAAAGTTCTGAAAAACCTGGATACGACCCGGTCGTTGGCCACCATCTTCGGGTTTTACACGGCGCCGGATTATGTTTTCCGCAACGATGGACTGATAGCGCTGGCCTCCCGTATGGGCGAACTGGACCGGGTGCTGTTTCCGGTGGATGCTCGCCAGATTGATTGGCAACTCTACCTGCGCAAGATTCACCTGGGCGGGCTCAATCGTTACGCCCTCAATGAACGCAAGCTGTATAGCCTGCGCGCCACCCAGTCCCGAAAGAAAGCAGCGTAAAACCTGCAGGATGTCGGATCCCCGCCTCCCGGGGATCCGCTTTTCACTTGTTGTTTCTGCCAGTGGGTCTATCCTTTATGGCAGGCTCCTGAACAACAGCGTCACCCCTTGTGAAGTCGTCATTCTGGCTAAAAGTGCTGGCGCATTAGGACGTTAGTCTAATTCATTGTTCACTGGCACGCATGTTGAACTATGGGTATCCGTCTTCAGGGCTTTTTTGCCCGCACGCTCTACATTACAAAACCGATAATGACAACAGACTCTAACTAAAGGGGGAGCACAATGACTGATAAACAGGTTTATCCGGTAAGCCCGGATGTGGCCAAAAGGGCCCTGCTGAACCGGGATCAGTACGATAAAATGTATCGCCAGTCGGTAGACGACCCGGAAACCTTCTGGGCCGAACACGGCAAACGCCTTGACTGGATCAAGCCGTACTCCAAGGTGAAAAACACCACGTACGATTACGACAACCTCTCCATCAAGTGGTTTGAAGACGGCCAGCTGAATGCGGCCGCCAACTGCCTCGACCGTCACCTGGAAAAGCGCGGTGACCAGACAGCGATTGTTTTCGAAGGTGATGACCCCGGCAATTCCCGTAATGTGACCTACCGCGAACTGTACGAAGAAACCTGCAAGTTCGCCAACGTTCTGAAAGATCAGGGCGTCAAGAAAGGCGATGTGGTCACCATTTACATGCCCATGATCGTGGAAACCGGTGTTGCCATGCTGGCTTGTGCCCGTATCGGTGCGATCCACTCTGTTGTCTTCGGTGGTTTCTCGCCGGAAGCACTCGGCGCCCGCATTGCCAACGGCAAATCCCGCTTTGTCGTAACCGCTGATGAAGGCGTTCGCGGTGGCCGCAAGATTCCACTGAAGAAGAACGTGGACGCGGCACTCAATAATGAAGCCGGTGCTGACGTCGACAAGGTAATTGTGGTCAAGCGCACCGGTGGCGATGTGCCCTGGAAAGATGGCCGTGACCAGAGCTATGAAGAGCTGATGAAGGGCGCGTCTACGGATTGTCCTGCAGAGCCAATGAATGCGGAAGATCCGCTATTCATGCTCTACACCTCAGGCTCCACCGGCGCTCCGAAAGGGGTGCTGCATACCACGGGTGGTTACATGGTCTTCACCTCCATGACCCACGAATACGTATTCGATTACCACGACGGCGACGTTTACTGGTGTACAGCAGACTTCGGCTGGGTCACCGGCCATAGCTATATCCTGTATGGCCCGCTGGCTAACGGCGCAACCACCGTGCTGTTCGAGGGTGTGCCCAACTACCCGGACACCTCCCGCATGGGTCAGGTGGTGGACAAGCACAAGGTGAATATCCTGTACACCGCGCCCACCGCCATCCGCGCCCTGATGGCCGAAGGCGAGTCCTGCATGGACGGCACTACCCGTGAAAGTCTGCGCCTGCTGGGTTCAGTAGGTGAGCCGATCAACCCCGAGGCCTGGGAGTGGTACCACCGGGTTATCGGTAACAGCAAGTGTCCGATTGTCGACACCTGGTGGCAGACTGAAACCGGCGGCATCCTGATATCGCCGCTGCCCGGCGCTATCGACCTGAAGCCAGGGTCAGCCACAGTGCCGTTCTTCGGCGTGAAGCCGGCACTGGTGGACAACGATGGCAACATCCTGGAAGGCAAGGCTGAGGGTAACCTGGTTATCCTGGACAGCTGGCCAGGCCAGATGCGCACCATCTATGGTGACCATGAGCGCTTCAAGCAAACCTATTTCAGCACCTACAAGGGCATGTACTTTACCGGTGACGGTGCCCGCCGTGATGAAGACGGCTATTACTGGATTACCGGCCGCGTGGACGACGTGTTGAACGTGTCTGGCCACCGCCTGGGTACCGCCGAGGTCGAGAGTGCCCTGGTATCCCACGACAAGGTTGCCGAGGCCGCTGTGGTAGGCTATCCGCACGAAATCAAGGGGCAGGGCATCTATGTCTATGTCACCCTGGTTCACGGTGAGGAACCTTCCGACGAGCTCAAGAAGGAACTGGTGCAGTGGGTGCGTAAGGAAATTGGCCCGATCGCATCTCCGGATGTGATTCAGTGGGCGCCGGGACT
Coding sequences:
- a CDS encoding MinD/ParA family ATP-binding protein; this encodes MTDSLTARQHQSQPRTLAITGGKGGVGKTSVALNLSLTLAREGYKVLLLDGDTDLANVSIMLGRYPTRTLANVMAGECGLRDVIMEAEWGLHIIPGASGVEQCVEMAADESLRVLRALSRLEKDYDYVITDTASGLQKTGMHMIAAAELACLVVTPDPASLTDAFSLIKLLIRRGYRRTPSVLVNMAQGASQARSVFQRLDAAAQRHLGVQLHYLGAIWRDETLRQSVLNQRPVALMPPSDPSCRQFRTLSDMLNVRLRQLPPRKAGIAAYWHRVSTAPGESAPATLNSDPCQPVDPTAECKRLIADIGKVLTDSNDAALLRYEAFNGFFALLGRTMDEDTIEILQTGLAALDWQRLGKDQRAHLATHLHHIASQIDPDSVQRDSIQHDSVKNRAQQGGPGRGREPYYDRISFGDQSRLVRALREQPSDISLDQLLRSLADSDRNGS
- a CDS encoding fatty acyl-CoA reductase translates to MEKQHLQTGTSASAVLEQLRGKHVLITGTTGFLGKVVLEKLIRAVPDIGGIHLLIRGNKRYPGARERFNNEIASSSVFERLRHEDNEAFENFLEDRVHCITGEVTEPRFGLTPDRFQALAGQVDAFINSAASVNFREELDKALKINTLCLENVAALARLNSKMAVIQVSTCYVNGKNSGPVTESVIKPAGDAIPRSTGGYYEIDELVHLLQDKIADVRSRYSGKLLEKKLVDLGIREANIYGWSDTYTFTKWLGEQLLMKALSGRSLTIVRPSIIESALEEPSPGWIEGVKVADAIILAYARGKVSLFPGKRSGIIDVIPVDLVANSIILSLAEAITEPAQRRIYQCCSGSSNPISLGKFIDHLMAEAKSNYADYEQLFYRQPTKPFIAVNRRLFDVVVGGMRLPLSIAGKALRLAGQNRELKVLKNLDTTRSLATIFGFYTAPDYVFRNDGLIALASRMGELDRVLFPVDARQIDWQLYLRKIHLGGLNRYALNERKLYSLRATQSRKKAA
- the acs gene encoding acetate--CoA ligase; the encoded protein is MTDKQVYPVSPDVAKRALLNRDQYDKMYRQSVDDPETFWAEHGKRLDWIKPYSKVKNTTYDYDNLSIKWFEDGQLNAAANCLDRHLEKRGDQTAIVFEGDDPGNSRNVTYRELYEETCKFANVLKDQGVKKGDVVTIYMPMIVETGVAMLACARIGAIHSVVFGGFSPEALGARIANGKSRFVVTADEGVRGGRKIPLKKNVDAALNNEAGADVDKVIVVKRTGGDVPWKDGRDQSYEELMKGASTDCPAEPMNAEDPLFMLYTSGSTGAPKGVLHTTGGYMVFTSMTHEYVFDYHDGDVYWCTADFGWVTGHSYILYGPLANGATTVLFEGVPNYPDTSRMGQVVDKHKVNILYTAPTAIRALMAEGESCMDGTTRESLRLLGSVGEPINPEAWEWYHRVIGNSKCPIVDTWWQTETGGILISPLPGAIDLKPGSATVPFFGVKPALVDNDGNILEGKAEGNLVILDSWPGQMRTIYGDHERFKQTYFSTYKGMYFTGDGARRDEDGYYWITGRVDDVLNVSGHRLGTAEVESALVSHDKVAEAAVVGYPHEIKGQGIYVYVTLVHGEEPSDELKKELVQWVRKEIGPIASPDVIQWAPGLPKTRSGKIMRRILRKIASNEHDQLGDTSTLADPGVVDDLISGRANK